A stretch of DNA from Silvanigrella paludirubra:
GAGCAAATGAGGATAGTATCATGCATGTAATCTGGAAAAGGCCTGATGGTTTTCAAAATGCCTTGCCTGACGACTTTCGTAGAATTGCGTTGAGTAATGGAGCTCATCTATGGCTTCACAGACATGAACTGGATTGGTATCCCTTTCAAGTTAGTGGCGACTGGGAAGGACAAGATCAAACAAAACGTTTGAATCGTTTAGTAAATATGCTAGATGCCCCTCAATCCTCTTGGAAAGCCTATTTAGAACAAATATCAGATGATGACTTTGAATTAAAAGAAGGTCAGTCTTTTACGGAAATAACCAAAACACTTATTGCATGGGTTACTGAACTAGAACAATCGGCAAAAGGCCATACTTGGGAAATAGAAATCGTTCGTTGTGCCCTTCATGATGTTTTAGAAAAACTTCAAAAATTCATTTAATACTTTACTTCTTTTATTTTGTTATCGTATATTTCTTTTAATGTGAACTTATCTTTCATAGTTCCTCTTATAAATATAATATTTTCTCCATTATATGGAGAAATATTAAATTCTTTAGTCTCTTCGATATTCATTATTTTTAATATATCGTTTTTATTGTAATGGTCTCTGCTACCAATAATGATAAACTTACAATTTGCTAAATCATATAGCTTGTCACGCCAAGAGTAAAAAGAAGTATTCACAAAGTCAAAATTATAAACACGCGGTTTATTTTCAAAATGAAAAGCGAGCTGTGCGGCCCAATACCATTTTAAAGAAGCAATTTGATATTGATTTGTGCAGTTTTGACTTTCAATGGTTTCATAATAGGGAGCGCTTTTTATTTCTATATTTTCTTGATTTAAAAGTTGTTTTTGTAAATCAATCCATGCATAAGCTTGAAAAAGGTCGTCCGCATTTCCTTTGACAAAAGTATATCCCTTAATAAGCAATAGATTAAACTTTGGAAAACATAAAATACTTGGGATCACTACGGATAGAAATAAAGTAACTTTAAATAATCGAATCCATGTACTTCTATTTTTCCCTGTCAGTGGATTCCAAATAAGAACAAATGAAGGGATTAATAATAAAAATCCAGGCATAGTCCAATGGGGTAATGCCTGTTTACCTAAAGCAGAGCTTAAAATAATCGTAAATAAAATTAAAAATGGGATAGTTGTTAAAAGATTTATTGATTTATAATAAGATTTCTTTAAAATTCCTTTTATCGAAAAATAAAATAAAGGAATAAAAAACCAAGGTAATAAATAAAAAATAGTTCCAAAAATATATTTTAAAAAAGGTTTATAGTGAAAAGAAAATCCAGAAAAACCGTGTTGGCTTTGAAAATGAAATGATGCATAATTATTTAAATAATTCCAAATAAAAACAGGGCTCGACACAACTACAGCTGCAATAGCGGTTACAAACCAAAATGAAAAATCATGAAAAGAATTTCTTACTCCACGCAATATAAGTGATGCAAGAAAAAAGCCCACAGCTATGGGTAGGGCATGATATTTTGATAAAGCAGCGATGCCAAGAAAAATACCAAAAAAGAAACCATATTTTATAGAAAGAGAAGTTTGATTTTTATTTGATATTAAAAATGCTTTTAAAATAAAATATAAAGCACCAGAAATTGCGAATAAAAGTGATGCATCAGGCAATAAAATGATACCTTCCAAATTAAATACTGGTGCTAATTGGAACAGAATTAAAGCGCATAATGCATTTTCATTTGTGAAATTTTTTTGATTTATTTCCGCAATTGTCTTAGAACTCAATAATATAAAAATAGAAGAGAATAAGTGTAAAAAGGGAAGAAAAAACCGCGCTCCAAAAGATCCCTGAAATAAAAGTCCTCCTAAATAGGAAATCCAAGAGACAAAAGGAGGCGCATCGATGTAACTTAATTGAATATGTCGAGACCAATCCCAATAATATACTTCGTCATTTGCCATTGGAAAATAAGCAGACCATATTAGCCTTAATATTAAAAAAAGAGAAAGTGTTAACCATAAATAAAAGTTTTTTAATTGAAAAGGTTGTTTCAAATAAATTGGGGTTAGAAGATTTTTTAGAGCTTCTTTTTTTATCACAAAGAATCCTTTAGTAGTTATATTATGAAATTAAAATTCTTAAAAACCAAATCAAATATAAAAAATTCAAATATTATTTCATATCTGAGAACTATTTTTTATATTTTAAATAACAATTTGTAAATTGTGTCCTTACAAAATCAGTTAAAATAAAAATTGATTAAATTTTAAGCAATTCAATGCGCCATTTTTCAAGCTCTTATTTTTGAAGATTTTGAAATTCATAATAAAATTATGTAAAGTTACTGACAGAACATTAAAATGATAGCTTCATTTAAATATTATAGGTTTGAAATTATGCTTAAAAAGTGTTTGCCCATTGTGATTTTAATTTCTTCTACTCCATTTTTGGCCTTGTCACAAACAATGCCTCAAAATAGTGCACAAGAGAATAAAATTTTAGTGAAAGGAATTATTAGACCTTTAGGAAGTGTAAGTCCTATTGGAGACGCTTTGATTTTTGACCAAAGTAATAAAGAAGTGACAACTAGATCGGATAAAAATGGAAATTTTTCGATTTTAGTAAGTAAAACTTCTAAAGGTGTCGTCATTCGAGCGGATAATTATCAGGACTTAATTATAAAAATAGAAAATGGAAAATTAGAAAGCGAATCTCCATATTCTTTAGAGCCAGCGCCAGAGTACAGTGGTTACGGAATTATTCGTGCAAAAAGAAAAAACGAAATATCACAAAATTCGTTTAATGGAGATGAGATTGCACATACTGCGGGTGTGGCAGGAGATGCAGTAAAAACACTTCAAACATTACCTTCTGTTTTGCCTGCAAGTCCAGGTAGTGCAGATATTGTTGTGAGAGGTGGTCTTCCTGGCGATAATTCATATTATTATGATGATTTATTGTTACCTTTTGTATTTCATTTTGGCGGTGCTCAAACCATCATTCCCTCACGAATGATTGAGTCCATGGATTTTTATCCTGGAGCATTTAGTGCAAAGTATACAGATACTCTTGGTGGCGTTATTCAATTAAAAAGTCCAGGAAATATTCCACAACGCACTTCTGGGGAATTTGAATTAGGAATGATTCAAAGTGGAATTTATTTAGAAGGAAATGCATTTTCAAAAAACTCAGATGTGAAAACAAATGAATCAGAAACAAATAATAATCAAGAAGCAACAAAAACGACAACATCAGAAAAAGACAATGATGCTATTGGTTATCGTTTAGGAGTGAGAAGAACTTATTTAGAATTATATAAACCACTAATTCAAAAATTAGCAAATAATTCGAGTTTTGTTACCATACCACAAGCAACAGATTATCAATTTGTTTTTAATGGAAATCACTCTAACGGAACATGGCAAGCTTATTTATTAGGAGCTGCTGATAGAGCTTCTTTATCTGGAAATCTTGGTAACAGCGATACTGCATCTGGAAAAGATAGTTTTAGCATTTATAACTACACAGAAGTATCTGGTGTAAGGTATAATTTAAATTTAAAAGATGGATATGGTTTACATTTTACATTTGAACAACGTTACTTAG
This window harbors:
- a CDS encoding ArnT family glycosyltransferase is translated as MIKKEALKNLLTPIYLKQPFQLKNFYLWLTLSLFLILRLIWSAYFPMANDEVYYWDWSRHIQLSYIDAPPFVSWISYLGGLLFQGSFGARFFLPFLHLFSSIFILLSSKTIAEINQKNFTNENALCALILFQLAPVFNLEGIILLPDASLLFAISGALYFILKAFLISNKNQTSLSIKYGFFFGIFLGIAALSKYHALPIAVGFFLASLILRGVRNSFHDFSFWFVTAIAAVVVSSPVFIWNYLNNYASFHFQSQHGFSGFSFHYKPFLKYIFGTIFYLLPWFFIPLFYFSIKGILKKSYYKSINLLTTIPFLILFTIILSSALGKQALPHWTMPGFLLLIPSFVLIWNPLTGKNRSTWIRLFKVTLFLSVVIPSILCFPKFNLLLIKGYTFVKGNADDLFQAYAWIDLQKQLLNQENIEIKSAPYYETIESQNCTNQYQIASLKWYWAAQLAFHFENKPRVYNFDFVNTSFYSWRDKLYDLANCKFIIIGSRDHYNKNDILKIMNIEETKEFNISPYNGENIIFIRGTMKDKFTLKEIYDNKIKEVKY
- a CDS encoding TonB-dependent receptor plug domain-containing protein codes for the protein MLKKCLPIVILISSTPFLALSQTMPQNSAQENKILVKGIIRPLGSVSPIGDALIFDQSNKEVTTRSDKNGNFSILVSKTSKGVVIRADNYQDLIIKIENGKLESESPYSLEPAPEYSGYGIIRAKRKNEISQNSFNGDEIAHTAGVAGDAVKTLQTLPSVLPASPGSADIVVRGGLPGDNSYYYDDLLLPFVFHFGGAQTIIPSRMIESMDFYPGAFSAKYTDTLGGVIQLKSPGNIPQRTSGEFELGMIQSGIYLEGNAFSKNSDVKTNESETNNNQEATKTTTSEKDNDAIGYRLGVRRTYLELYKPLIQKLANNSSFVTIPQATDYQFVFNGNHSNGTWQAYLLGAADRASLSGNLGNSDTASGKDSFSIYNYTEVSGVRYNLNLKDGYGLHFTFEQRYLVFQQDIFGDQIDARSHLFVFGVSLDKKINELLTYSIGIRPKYVHNSVGIDVVQYPSGDPTIYFDPELAPRVKNTISTDQFYGDTYLDIIYSPIKEIKINPGVNVLKGPSTKQLSVDPRVGVRFDVTESQTLKAAVGYYSQLPAIQYTIPGYGNPDLQLEKNIQYVVGHESKFLDNYSTDLQLWYKTSDNLTGPAINNSNNKYENSIQSRAKGVEVFLKKKPSDFWFGWISYGLSLAEVRDPGSGIWRNSDYDRTHSLNIVYGQKITSRWNAGARFQYMTGSPYSSVSGGTYNQNTGVYSPSPDGNTYLVNKNDVRNPYYMEVDFRTEYDFLFKDWTLTSYLNILNLFNRSNVTNTTFNRDYSKTVSVTGLPIIPSIGVIAKF